The following proteins come from a genomic window of Ictalurus furcatus strain D&B chromosome 26, Billie_1.0, whole genome shotgun sequence:
- the LOC128602274 gene encoding cell surface A33 antigen-like: protein MIVTIYSLFAVIHLTSSLTVDIPLTFYEFARGGNGTIPCNFKPQQADNPSIIISWTSHPDNPADSDIGILTYYYFSSAADNLDVRDGYTNRASLQVDIAKGWANLTLSSLTSKDSRGYQCKVQIPKDTQGKPSDTTTVVVLVAPSKPICAVQGKAEFYQNISLTCRSEEGTPTPTYKWQSYDVSNNPQQNPPMATDVNGVLSLYNISTETSGYYICTSANKISNASCILTLTVMPCKYFKNCVFIMLKC, encoded by the exons ATGATTGTAACGATTTATTCACTTTTTGCAG TGATCCACCTGACCTCATCTTTAACTGTTGACATCCCACTCACATTTTATGAATTTGCCCGTGGGGGCAACGGCACTATACCATGCAACTTCAAACCCCAACAAGCAGACAACCCATCAATCATCATCTCATGGACTTCACATCCAGATAATCCTGCAGATTCTGAT ATTGGCATCCTCACGTATTACTACTTCTCAAGTGCAGCGGATAATCTGGATGTCCGTGATGGATATACTAACCGAGCTTCACTTCAGGTAGACATTGCTAAAGGATGGGCGAACTTGACACTCAGTTCTCTAACATCAAAGGACAGTAGAGGGTATCAGTGCAAAGTTCAAATTCCTAAGGACACCCAGGGAAAACCATCAGATACCACTACGGTTGTGGTTTTGG TGGCTCCTTCCAAACCCATCTGCGCTGTTCAGGGAAAAGCAGAGTTTTACCAGAACATCAGCCTGACCTGTCGTTCAGAGGAGGGCACGCCAACACCGACGTACAAATGGCAAAGCTATGATGTCAGCAATAATCCCCAACAGAATCCACCCATGGCCACTGATG tgaatggagttTTGTCACTTTACAATATTTCCACGGAGACCAGTGGTTATTATATCTGCACGTCTGCCAATAAAATTAGCAATGCATCCTGTATTCTGACTTTGACCGTCATGCCATGcaagtattttaaaaattgtgtatTTATCATGCTAAAATGTTGA